A section of the Rossellomorea marisflavi genome encodes:
- a CDS encoding DUF4176 domain-containing protein, with the protein MNSKRMLVVILSTLIIVGCNQQTTKHVKKEEPKEVSLDPTKLLPIGTVVKLSNMDKSVMIYGYNQIQVSTKNQFDYIGVPYPEGNISADYNVFFNRNLIEEVLHNGYVTDEDKKIREEADREGNAY; encoded by the coding sequence ATGAATAGTAAGCGGATGCTGGTGGTTATCCTCTCCACATTAATCATAGTCGGATGCAACCAACAAACAACCAAACACGTCAAAAAAGAAGAACCAAAAGAAGTCAGCCTCGACCCCACCAAGCTGCTTCCCATCGGCACGGTGGTCAAGCTTTCAAACATGGATAAATCGGTGATGATCTACGGCTACAATCAAATTCAAGTAAGTACAAAAAATCAATTCGACTATATTGGGGTTCCATATCCCGAAGGCAATATATCTGCTGATTACAACGTGTTTTTCAACCGCAATCTAATTGAAGAGGTCTTACATAACGGCTACGTCACGGATGAGGATAAAAAGATCCGAGAAGAAGCCGATCGTGAGGGGAATGCGTATTAA
- a CDS encoding glycoside hydrolase family 16 protein → MTKKTLQWSGYEWIVKNGARKTGPGPNYFAGENAGVDRDGRLHLRITKHKNTWRCAEVTLSETLGYGTYRFWLEGRPDRMDLNGVLGLFTYDENSPEQHHREIDIEFAKWGNPGGHNAQYVVQPYSEPGNLHSFPMKLNGNCSTHTFKWTPRSIRFMSLHGHYMDLPSPLEWFKIQDWEYTGDVPDSRGEKVGINLWLMDGKAPAEGMEIIVDRFEFQPLS, encoded by the coding sequence TTGACTAAAAAGACGTTGCAGTGGAGCGGATATGAGTGGATCGTGAAGAACGGTGCAAGGAAGACCGGACCTGGACCGAATTACTTTGCCGGGGAAAATGCAGGGGTGGACCGGGATGGACGTCTTCATTTACGAATCACGAAACACAAGAACACATGGAGATGTGCCGAGGTGACGCTGAGCGAGACACTGGGGTATGGGACGTACCGGTTTTGGCTGGAAGGAAGACCGGACCGGATGGACCTGAACGGTGTACTTGGCTTATTCACCTATGATGAAAACTCACCTGAGCAACACCATCGTGAAATCGATATCGAATTTGCCAAATGGGGAAATCCGGGAGGCCACAACGCGCAGTATGTAGTACAGCCCTATTCAGAACCGGGAAATCTCCACTCGTTCCCCATGAAATTGAACGGAAACTGTTCGACCCACACGTTCAAGTGGACGCCCCGTAGCATACGGTTCATGTCCCTGCACGGGCATTACATGGACCTGCCGTCGCCGCTTGAGTGGTTCAAGATCCAGGACTGGGAATACACAGGGGACGTCCCGGACAGCAGGGGAGAAAAAGTGGGCATCAACCTGTGGCTCATGGACGGAAAAGCTCCTGCTGAAGGAATGGAGATCATTGTGGACCGGTTTGAATTTCAGCCGCTTTCCTGA
- a CDS encoding vWA domain-containing protein, which produces MKKRWLFPLILVFILSGCQSEKQPVGKKEKAAPAAPQETKVEKVSSQTTEELIDQTNGEIYEKHIPSDDNQNAARSASEDAAYEYLDHIKKEDTGDWDAERWAASITENLRAGYKEKAGELKNYEVVFDEIKLPDGRLLQDVDLEELTEEQKEVNIALLIDSSGSMKAEVDGESKMELAKESLENFAGELPEGAHVSLIAFGHKGTGSDSDKEMSCKAVESFYPMEEYDKGKFASALDGFDPKGWTPLAESILLANDQFSKDAQNFIYVVSDGIETCDGDPVEAAKKVKKDNTDVQVNIIGFDVDSKADDQLKNVARAGGGKYTSVKTKQELKDIETSWKDSISEGTWIWWKSGNFSNNIWTSVDHYNNLRDLYSSYLTMRNLEHDRFLDAVNALLDDELIDLDKKQEILTILDERNQKIKDYMSGLESDKKDEIEETSDDLKKKVDEIEKKFRD; this is translated from the coding sequence ATGAAGAAAAGATGGTTATTCCCCCTTATTCTAGTGTTCATTCTTTCTGGATGCCAGAGCGAAAAACAGCCCGTCGGGAAGAAAGAAAAAGCGGCACCAGCGGCACCCCAGGAGACCAAAGTGGAAAAGGTGTCTTCCCAAACAACGGAAGAACTGATTGACCAAACGAACGGCGAGATCTATGAGAAGCATATCCCTTCCGATGACAACCAAAACGCGGCCAGATCCGCTTCAGAGGATGCAGCATATGAGTATCTCGATCACATCAAAAAAGAAGATACCGGGGACTGGGATGCGGAACGATGGGCGGCCTCCATCACCGAGAATCTCAGGGCCGGCTATAAGGAAAAAGCAGGAGAGCTAAAAAACTATGAGGTGGTATTTGATGAAATCAAGCTTCCCGATGGACGCCTCCTCCAGGACGTCGACCTTGAAGAACTGACGGAAGAACAAAAAGAAGTCAATATTGCACTCCTCATCGACTCCAGTGGCAGCATGAAAGCGGAAGTGGACGGTGAAAGCAAGATGGAACTGGCAAAGGAAAGCCTTGAAAACTTCGCCGGTGAACTTCCCGAAGGCGCACATGTCTCCTTGATCGCCTTCGGCCACAAAGGAACCGGATCGGACAGCGATAAGGAAATGAGTTGCAAAGCCGTTGAATCCTTTTATCCGATGGAGGAATATGACAAGGGGAAATTTGCAAGCGCCTTGGACGGGTTCGACCCTAAAGGATGGACTCCACTTGCTGAAAGCATCCTCCTTGCCAATGACCAGTTCTCGAAGGATGCCCAGAACTTCATCTACGTGGTGAGCGATGGCATCGAAACCTGTGACGGCGACCCTGTCGAAGCCGCGAAGAAAGTGAAGAAAGACAATACCGACGTCCAAGTCAACATCATCGGCTTCGACGTCGACTCCAAAGCCGACGACCAGCTTAAAAACGTCGCACGGGCAGGAGGCGGGAAGTACACTTCCGTCAAAACGAAACAAGAGCTCAAAGACATTGAAACCTCCTGGAAGGACAGCATCAGCGAAGGGACGTGGATCTGGTGGAAATCAGGCAACTTCAGCAACAATATCTGGACATCCGTCGATCATTATAATAATCTTCGTGACCTTTACAGTTCTTACCTTACTATGAGGAATCTCGAGCACGACCGATTCCTTGATGCAGTCAATGCCCTTTTAGACGATGAACTGATTGACCTGGACAAGAAACAGGAAATCCTTACGATCTTGGATGAACGAAACCAGAAAATCAAGGATTACATGAGCGGTTTGGAATCAGATAAAAAGGACGAAATCGAAGAAACGTCCGATGATCTGAAGAAAAAAGTGGATGAGATCGAGAAAAAGTTCAGAGACTGA
- a CDS encoding GNAT family N-acetyltransferase — MTTYPTFTTTRLTLRQLHQKDAQALFTLYTSPEVLTYFGMEPLESIAKAEGIIEARQEAAGLAPMRWAITDQGDNLIGTCGFHATSVPHKRCEIGYDLLPIHWGKGYMTEALQPVIDYLFREVGVVRVGAVIIPENAGSSRVVEKLGFTREGLLRDYIMQDQLSHDVYSYSMLKKEWADGVMS, encoded by the coding sequence ATGACCACCTATCCGACATTCACCACAACAAGACTCACTCTCAGACAGCTCCACCAAAAAGACGCACAGGCCCTCTTCACCCTTTACACTTCACCCGAGGTGCTGACCTACTTTGGCATGGAGCCACTCGAATCCATCGCCAAGGCTGAAGGGATCATCGAAGCGAGACAGGAAGCCGCAGGACTTGCCCCTATGCGCTGGGCCATCACCGATCAGGGGGACAACCTCATAGGCACATGCGGCTTCCATGCAACCTCCGTACCACACAAACGCTGTGAAATCGGCTATGATCTCTTGCCAATCCACTGGGGGAAAGGGTATATGACGGAAGCTTTACAGCCCGTCATCGACTATCTGTTCCGTGAAGTAGGTGTCGTCAGGGTCGGCGCGGTCATCATTCCGGAGAACGCGGGATCTTCACGCGTCGTGGAGAAGCTTGGATTCACAAGGGAAGGACTGCTCCGTGACTACATCATGCAAGATCAGCTGTCGCATGATGTATACAGCTACAGCATGCTGAAGAAAGAATGGGCAGACGGAGTTATGAGTTAA